One Sparus aurata chromosome 5, fSpaAur1.1, whole genome shotgun sequence genomic window carries:
- the gkap1 gene encoding G kinase-anchoring protein 1 isoform X1 yields MASSAMITVPTTASRFALLQIDSDSDSEASDAGKNPTKGGRESSGKPRQGKAGGKAGQGNDKKKDKKKKRKEQQLTEANELRNLAFKKIPQKSSAPPPCVTLSGIANELLNPAAGDPGIPAEGWQQWKQRDEQITSELYEADLEKALILSKLEYEQNKQTTNTNTSSPKSRGGKEVGGKKDKKKNQQAKDKKTVSLQDFQAEGSAEHLSKKPEKEDARSANLALGVGPEERFFNKLEDDVSRIIQQEKRREQYSNSQGQEVNTSTEHEPDPRAEQLKYELEKKDQEIDKLKKTISQWEMKYKEVKARNSQLLKMLQQGEMKDKAEILLQVEELLHIKEELSSQVTSLHGALEQERSKVKGLQTEQPKHQGNKKGKKGSETDL; encoded by the exons ATGGCATCGTCTGCAATGATCACCGTCCCCACCACCGCGTCCCGCTTCGCCCTGCTGCAGATAGACTCGGATTCGGACTCTGAAGCCTCTGATGCGGGGAAGAACCCCACCAAAGGCGGACGGGAGTCCTCCGGGAAGCCCCGACAGGGAAAGGCAGGAGGGAAAGCGGGTCAGGGCAACGAcaagaagaaagacaagaagaagaagaggaaggagcagcagctgactgaAGCAAACGAG TTACGTAATCTGGCCTTCAAGAAGATTCCTCAGAAGTCTAGTGCCCCGCCTCCCTGTGTGACCCTGTCAGGAATAGCCAATGAACTTCTCAATCCCGCAGCAGGGGACCCCGGTATACCTGCAGAGGGCTGGCAGCAGTGGAAGCAGAGGGATGAGCAG ATAACCAGTGAGCTGTATGAAGCCGACTTGGAAAAAGCCTTGATTCTAAGTAAACTGGAGTacgaacaaaacaaacag ACCACCAACACAAACACGTCCTCGCCAAAGTCTCGAGGAGGAAAAGAGGTCGGAgggaaaaaggacaaaaagaagaatcagcaggcaaaagacaaaaagacagtTTCACTGCAGGACTTCCAGGCTGAAGGCAGTGCAG AACATTTAAGTaagaaaccagagaaagag GATGCCAGATCGGCTAACCTAGCGTTGGGAGTCGGGCCGGAAGAGCGTTTTTTTAACAAGCTTGAGGACGATGTCAGTCGGATTATCCAACAGGAGAAGCGACGTGAGCAGTATTCTAACAGCCAGGGACAAGAAGTCAACACCTCCACTGAACACGAACCA GACCCTCGAGCAGAGCAGCTGAAGTACGAGCTGGAGAAGAAAGACCAGGAAATCGATAAGCTAAAGAAGACGATTTCACAGTGGGAG ATGAAGTACAAAGAGGTGAAAGCAAGAAATTCCCAGCTGCTAAAGATGCTCCAACAGGGAGAGA TGAAAGATAAAGCAGAAATCCTTCTTCAGGTTGAAGAGCTTCTACATATAAAAGAAGAGCTGTCATCACAG gTAACATCACTACATGGTGCCCTTGAACAAGAAAGGTCTAAAGTCAAAGGTCTGCAGACAGAACAACCAAAACATCAG GGAAACAAGAAAGGGAAGAAAGGCTCTGAAACGGATCTATGA
- the LOC115582272 gene encoding probable gluconokinase: MIYIIMGVSGCGKSTLGAFLSEKLGWPLHEGDNFHPPENIEKMARGEPLTDQDRLPWLLKVHEVIERERCSGTDALVVCSALKRLYRQILLHGSRALASSSSRAQDILPPTFPDVFFIFLHGDYDLLHQRMVARRGHYMKADLLRSQFDALEPPTDDENVLPMDIRRSIPDIAMEVERHAMSLKTSPMT, encoded by the exons ATGATCTACATCATAATGGGAGTGTCAGGCTGTGGAAA AAGCACATTGGGGGCCTTCCTGTCAGAAAAG TTGGGCTGGCCGCTGCATGAAGGGGACAACTTCCACCCACCAGAGAACATAGAGAAGATGGCCCGGGGTGAACCATTGACagaccag GACCGATTGCCTTGGCTTCTCAAAGTGCATGAAGTTATTGAGAG AGAAAGATGTTCAGGCACCGATGCTCTCGTTGTGTGCTCCGCCCTGAAGCGCCTCTACAGACAGATCCTCCTCCACGGTTCCCGAGCCCTCGCATCCTCTTCCAGTCGAGCCCAAGACATCCTGCCTCCCACCTTTCCTGATGTCTTTTTCATCTTCCTACACGGTGACTACGATCTCCTTCACCAGAGGATGGTGGCTCGCAGAGGACATTACATGAAAGCGGATCTGCTGCGTTCCCAGTTCGATGCCTTGGAGCCTCCGACGGATGACGAGAACGTTTTGCCGATGGACATCAGGAGGAGCATCCCTGACATAGCCATGGAGGTCGAGAGGCACGCCATGAGCCTCAAGACGTCTCCTATGACTTGA
- the LOC115582270 gene encoding ubiquilin-1-like: protein MSGSVEAEPRARQRSETIHVVVKSLTDSKDFIVRGGSSVRQLKWGLAERLGVPAELLVLIHSGRVLRESELLSHLKAQDGSVRLRMIQRPQHSSAAPTSDPAPETLRSELRVLPSPDPDNFTPSPTSPLCLVEGLDNLGLTNSGPGFFTAIQCQMESQLMADPEMMRCILGSSFVQSALSSSSPQLTRQLILSNPQIQQLLPTNPEVGDVLNNADVISQVMELIRNPDLIEEVMHNEDRALNNMQAEPDKPETVTADSDGSQKPETKHLKLSQTGVPPMATTSPGNEQPAEGESHQTPSLSSDSTDPLRGLTSTPRADPNPQSTVTAGMQSLLEEITASPGLMESLLSGPYVSSLLQCLSQNPDLAAQMLLSHPLFSGNPQLQQQMRQQIPLFLQQMQSPELLSAMLNPRAMEALLQIQQALQTLAAEAPALIPMAGLGDIGVGVDATPERGSDSVLNSQSGSGPGVATVTEEQQQQFVQQMLQALANSNYGVHGEEFQEELEQLSSMGFRDRQANLQALISTGGDVTTAVQHLLRP, encoded by the exons ATGTCGGGCTCGGTGGAAGCGGAACCGAGGGCCCGTCAGAGGTCCGAAACGATCCACGTTGTCGTGAAAAGTCTGACAGACAGCAAAGACTTCATCGTCAGAGGAGGCAGCAGCGTCAGACAG ctgaaATGGGGTCTCGCAGAGCGCCTGGGAGTCCCGGCAGAGCTGCTGGTGCTGATCCACTCCGGCCGGGTCCTCAGAGAGTCAGAACTCCTGAGTCACCTCAAAGCACAAGATGGCTCAGTCCGCCTCCGCATGATCCAAAG GCCTCAGCATTCATCTGCGGCACCCACCAGTGATCCGGCTCCAGAAACGCTCCGGTCAGAGCTCAGAGTCCTTCCCAGTCCTGACCCGGATAACTTCACACCATCTCCCACCTCGCCACTCTGCCTGG TGGAAGGTCTGGACAATCTTGGCCTAACAAACAGCGGTCCTGGCTTCTTCACTGCAATCCAGTGCCAGATGGAGAGCCAGCTGATGGCTGACCCGGAGATGATGCGTTGTATCCTGGGCAGCAGCTTTGTGCAGAgcgccctctcctcctccagcccccAACTGACCAGACAGCTCATTCTGTCTAACCCCCAAATTCAGCAGCTGCTGCCGACAAACCCAGAGGTCGGAGACGTGCTTAACAATGCAGACGTCATCTCACAG GTGATGGAGCTTATCAGGAACCCTGACCTGATAGAGGAAGTGATGCACAATGAAGACAGAGCTTTAAACAATATGCAGGCAGAGCCGGATAAACCTGAAACCGTCACTGCCGATTCTGATGGCAGCCAGAAGCCTGAGACCAAGCATCTCAAATTATCACAG ACTGGAGTACCTCCGATGGCGACTACATCACCTGGGAATGAGCAGCCAGCTGAAGGAGAAAGCCATCAGACTCCATCCCTCTCCAGTGACTCCACAGATCCACTCAGAGGACTGACCTCCACACCGAGAGCTGATCCCAACCCTCAGAGCACCGTGACTGCAG GAATGCAGTCACTGCTGGAGGAGATCACAGCCAGTCCAGGACTGATGGAGAGCCTGCTGTCTGGGCCGTATGTCAGCAGTCTCTTGCAGTGCCTCAGCCAGAACCCCGACCTGGCTGCACAG ATGCTGCTGAGCCACCCTTTGTTCTCAGGAAATCctcagctccagcagcagatgAGACAGCAGATCCCTCTCTTCCTGCAACAG ATGCAAAGCCCGGAGCTGCTGTCAGCCATGCTGAACCCCAGAGCCATGGAGGCTCTGCTACAGATCCAACAGGCCCtgcagactctggctgcagaGGCTCCTGCACTGATACCGAT GGCTGGACTGGGTGACATTGGAGTCGGTGTCGATGCCACCCCTGAGCGAGGATCTGACTCTGTtctcaacagccaatcaggaAGTGGTCCCGGGGTTGCCACGGTgacagaagagcagcagcagcagtttgtacaGCAGATGCTACAGGCGCTGGCTAACAGCAATTATGGG GTCCACGGCGAGGAGttccaggaggagctggagcagctgaGCTCGATGGgcttcagagacagacaggcgaACCTTCAGGCCCTCATCAGCACCGGAGGAGACGTCACCACTGCTGTACAACATCTGCTCCGTCCatga
- the gkap1 gene encoding G kinase-anchoring protein 1 isoform X2, which translates to MASSAMITVPTTASRFALLQIDSDSDSEASDAGKNPTKGGRESSGKPRQGKAGGKAGQGNDKKKDKKKKRKEQQLTEANELRNLAFKKIPQKSSAPPPCVTLSGIANELLNPAAGDPGIPAEGWQQWKQRDEQTTNTNTSSPKSRGGKEVGGKKDKKKNQQAKDKKTVSLQDFQAEGSAEHLSKKPEKEDARSANLALGVGPEERFFNKLEDDVSRIIQQEKRREQYSNSQGQEVNTSTEHEPDPRAEQLKYELEKKDQEIDKLKKTISQWEMKYKEVKARNSQLLKMLQQGEMKDKAEILLQVEELLHIKEELSSQVTSLHGALEQERSKVKGLQTEQPKHQGNKKGKKGSETDL; encoded by the exons ATGGCATCGTCTGCAATGATCACCGTCCCCACCACCGCGTCCCGCTTCGCCCTGCTGCAGATAGACTCGGATTCGGACTCTGAAGCCTCTGATGCGGGGAAGAACCCCACCAAAGGCGGACGGGAGTCCTCCGGGAAGCCCCGACAGGGAAAGGCAGGAGGGAAAGCGGGTCAGGGCAACGAcaagaagaaagacaagaagaagaagaggaaggagcagcagctgactgaAGCAAACGAG TTACGTAATCTGGCCTTCAAGAAGATTCCTCAGAAGTCTAGTGCCCCGCCTCCCTGTGTGACCCTGTCAGGAATAGCCAATGAACTTCTCAATCCCGCAGCAGGGGACCCCGGTATACCTGCAGAGGGCTGGCAGCAGTGGAAGCAGAGGGATGAGCAG ACCACCAACACAAACACGTCCTCGCCAAAGTCTCGAGGAGGAAAAGAGGTCGGAgggaaaaaggacaaaaagaagaatcagcaggcaaaagacaaaaagacagtTTCACTGCAGGACTTCCAGGCTGAAGGCAGTGCAG AACATTTAAGTaagaaaccagagaaagag GATGCCAGATCGGCTAACCTAGCGTTGGGAGTCGGGCCGGAAGAGCGTTTTTTTAACAAGCTTGAGGACGATGTCAGTCGGATTATCCAACAGGAGAAGCGACGTGAGCAGTATTCTAACAGCCAGGGACAAGAAGTCAACACCTCCACTGAACACGAACCA GACCCTCGAGCAGAGCAGCTGAAGTACGAGCTGGAGAAGAAAGACCAGGAAATCGATAAGCTAAAGAAGACGATTTCACAGTGGGAG ATGAAGTACAAAGAGGTGAAAGCAAGAAATTCCCAGCTGCTAAAGATGCTCCAACAGGGAGAGA TGAAAGATAAAGCAGAAATCCTTCTTCAGGTTGAAGAGCTTCTACATATAAAAGAAGAGCTGTCATCACAG gTAACATCACTACATGGTGCCCTTGAACAAGAAAGGTCTAAAGTCAAAGGTCTGCAGACAGAACAACCAAAACATCAG GGAAACAAGAAAGGGAAGAAAGGCTCTGAAACGGATCTATGA